One window of the Eriocheir sinensis breed Jianghai 21 unplaced genomic scaffold, ASM2467909v1 Scaffold1200, whole genome shotgun sequence genome contains the following:
- the LOC126989531 gene encoding protocadherin alpha-3-like gives MGGQLTYSLVSGHEYVFRIDEKTGVVRLAQPLDFEARQSYNVTVRAQDGGNPALSADASLFVQVHDVDENLGPPMFPQRVLRAWVKENLPPGAEVITLEARDPDADQLLYAITGGDGQGYFSVDTQAS, from the coding sequence ATGGGCGGCCAGCTGACCTACAGCCTCGTCAGCGGCCACGAGTATGTTTTTCGCATCGACGAGAAAACCGGCGTCGTGCGCCTCGCCCAGCCGCTGGACTTTGAGGCGCGGCAGTCCTACAACGTGACGGTCCGGGCCCAGGACGGCGGCAATCCCGCCCTGAGCGCTGACGCCAGCCTCTTCGTCCAAGTCCACGACGTGGATGAAAACTTGGGTCCCCCGATGTTCCCCCAGCGCGTGCTGCGGGCCTGGGTCAAGGAGAACCTGCCCCCCGGCGCTGAGGTCATCACGTTGGAGGCCCGGGATCCCGACGCTGACCAGCTGCTGTACGCCATCACCGGCGGGGACGGGCAGGGGTACTTCTCCGTCGACACGCAAG